In one window of Syngnathus scovelli strain Florida chromosome 20, RoL_Ssco_1.2, whole genome shotgun sequence DNA:
- the si:ch211-57i17.5 gene encoding usherin isoform X2, with the protein MSEDKGMSMLQRLLRELFFAFPTYPASPGPPEGPMGSERAEVDQATQHPVFQQLWFMVAMAAVALVLMAVALAVALHKVLKKAPLTRERPPLAAMQKRHPLAVYPASNSVLFDTAGVVSSVTLKSFTIKMEEELEAKCAGDKGGGETSLRRSVSQVMDKKSLGEAWGHDSGMFMDDEEFVDSVKGFSTVRKEHTMFTDTNL; encoded by the exons ATGTCGGAAGACAAAGGAATGTCAATGTTGCAGCGGTTGTTACgtgaacttttttttgcattccCTACATATCCAGCGAGCCCCGGTCCTCCAGAGGGACCAATGGGAAGCGAGCGTGCAGAGGTGGACCAGGCCACGCAGCATCCGGTTTTCCAGCAGCTGTGGTTCATGGTAGCGATGGCGGCCGTGGCCCTGGTGCTGATGGCCGTGGCCCTGGCCGTGGCCCTCCACAAG GTGTTGAAGAAAGCCCCCCTGACCAGAGAGAGACCCCCCTTGGCGGCCATGCAGAAGCGACATCCCCTGGCCGTTTATCCAGCCAGCAACTCCGTTTTG TTTGACACGGCGGGTGTGGTCAGCAGTGTGACGCTCAAGTCTTTCACCATCAAGATGGAG gaggagctggaggccaaATGCGCAGGTGACAAAGGAGGAGGCGAGACTTCCTTGAGGCGCAGCGTCAGCCAGGTGATGGACAAAAAGTCATTGGGGGAGGCGTGGGGCCACGATAGCGGGATG TTTATGGATGACGAGGAGTTTGTGGACAGCGTGAAAGGCTTCAGCACCGTCAGGAAGGAGCACACCATGTTTACAGACACCAACTTGTGA
- the si:ch211-57i17.5 gene encoding usherin isoform X1, whose product MSEDKGMSMLQRLLRELFFAFPTYPASPGPPEGPMGSERAEVDQATQHPVFQQLWFMVAMAAVALVLMAVALAVALHKVRWPLSPLTSFATFRDSQSNVWQVLKKAPLTRERPPLAAMQKRHPLAVYPASNSVLFDTAGVVSSVTLKSFTIKMEEELEAKCAGDKGGGETSLRRSVSQVMDKKSLGEAWGHDSGMFMDDEEFVDSVKGFSTVRKEHTMFTDTNL is encoded by the exons ATGTCGGAAGACAAAGGAATGTCAATGTTGCAGCGGTTGTTACgtgaacttttttttgcattccCTACATATCCAGCGAGCCCCGGTCCTCCAGAGGGACCAATGGGAAGCGAGCGTGCAGAGGTGGACCAGGCCACGCAGCATCCGGTTTTCCAGCAGCTGTGGTTCATGGTAGCGATGGCGGCCGTGGCCCTGGTGCTGATGGCCGTGGCCCTGGCCGTGGCCCTCCACAAGGTCAGGTGGCCACTTTCACCGCTCACTTCCTTCGCCACCTTCCGAGACAGCCAATCAAATGTGTGGCAGGTGTTGAAGAAAGCCCCCCTGACCAGAGAGAGACCCCCCTTGGCGGCCATGCAGAAGCGACATCCCCTGGCCGTTTATCCAGCCAGCAACTCCGTTTTG TTTGACACGGCGGGTGTGGTCAGCAGTGTGACGCTCAAGTCTTTCACCATCAAGATGGAG gaggagctggaggccaaATGCGCAGGTGACAAAGGAGGAGGCGAGACTTCCTTGAGGCGCAGCGTCAGCCAGGTGATGGACAAAAAGTCATTGGGGGAGGCGTGGGGCCACGATAGCGGGATG TTTATGGATGACGAGGAGTTTGTGGACAGCGTGAAAGGCTTCAGCACCGTCAGGAAGGAGCACACCATGTTTACAGACACCAACTTGTGA
- the si:ch211-57i17.5 gene encoding usherin isoform X3, with protein sequence MGSERAEVDQATQHPVFQQLWFMVAMAAVALVLMAVALAVALHKVRWPLSPLTSFATFRDSQSNVWQVLKKAPLTRERPPLAAMQKRHPLAVYPASNSVLFDTAGVVSSVTLKSFTIKMEEELEAKCAGDKGGGETSLRRSVSQVMDKKSLGEAWGHDSGMFMDDEEFVDSVKGFSTVRKEHTMFTDTNL encoded by the exons ATGGGAAGCGAGCGTGCAGAGGTGGACCAGGCCACGCAGCATCCGGTTTTCCAGCAGCTGTGGTTCATGGTAGCGATGGCGGCCGTGGCCCTGGTGCTGATGGCCGTGGCCCTGGCCGTGGCCCTCCACAAGGTCAGGTGGCCACTTTCACCGCTCACTTCCTTCGCCACCTTCCGAGACAGCCAATCAAATGTGTGGCAGGTGTTGAAGAAAGCCCCCCTGACCAGAGAGAGACCCCCCTTGGCGGCCATGCAGAAGCGACATCCCCTGGCCGTTTATCCAGCCAGCAACTCCGTTTTG TTTGACACGGCGGGTGTGGTCAGCAGTGTGACGCTCAAGTCTTTCACCATCAAGATGGAG gaggagctggaggccaaATGCGCAGGTGACAAAGGAGGAGGCGAGACTTCCTTGAGGCGCAGCGTCAGCCAGGTGATGGACAAAAAGTCATTGGGGGAGGCGTGGGGCCACGATAGCGGGATG TTTATGGATGACGAGGAGTTTGTGGACAGCGTGAAAGGCTTCAGCACCGTCAGGAAGGAGCACACCATGTTTACAGACACCAACTTGTGA